TACGGTAGCATAAAATTGATTTCTCCAGTCTGATATTAATTGTACCTTGGACTTTGCTACACCTTTCCTTCTCATTTTATGCTGACTTAAAATTGCTGCTGGCTGCTAGAATTTTGCAGTATTTACCATTATATTGGCTACAGTGCAAAGTATCCAATCACATGTGGTGTGCAGTTAAATTTCTGTTACTTGTACTTGCCCGATCTTGATGTGTTAAAGTCTGCCATCATATGTTACCACCCGTAGAAAAGAATGTCTTTTGGTTTAAGAAACAACACCCAACTTGAATGATTTTTGGAAGGATGAGATGCTAATTTTGATGTTGTAGAGAGGATAATGTAATGAAAGACAAAAGCAACATCACTTGCATGAACTTTCTTTCGATTAACATGGGCTTTCTCCTGTTTATATAGGGACTGTTGTCTCCCGGCCTCAGACCAAGATGATCATGTCAGAGAAATCAAGTGATGGTACCATTGCTATGCACTATGGAGATTTGGAAGAGGGTGATATTCTGGCTTCAGAGGAGCATCTTCCGACACTACCAAATACCGTAAGAGTCTTGCCTATAAATCTTTCTAATGTCAAATGGCATTTCAGTGTGTTCACCTACTTCATAGTTGGAAGATGTGGTTTCCTGTTTATCATATGCACTATGTGGCCTTGTTCTTACCTTGCCTCACAAGAAAGTATGTTTTTCTTTCAACATTATGGCTAACATCTGTGATTGAATTTCTGATACAGCATTTGGCAGATTTGCTTGCAGACCAGTTATGCTCATTGGTAGGTTTATGAAAACAGGTCAAGCTTAAGTGCTTAAATCTATCCGATATCGATTTACATTTCAATCAAATGATATTGAATGTTTCTGCAGATGACACGCGAAGGATTTCATGTGGAAGGAGATCAGGTCCAACCAAAACTGACCCGCATGAATTTTGCCCCAAGCAGTCAACCTAATGCTCCTGGAACTCCTCAAAATAATTCCGGTGCTGATAACCCGCGCTGTCCTGAAGGAGTTTCAGGTCAATCGTCCAGTGAAGTGTTGCTTACCTCTAATAGTGGCAATGTATCTCTTAGTTCATCTGTGAATATTCCTCCACATGCAAGGATGCTGCCTCCTGGAAGCTCTCATGCCTCACAAATAGCTTCGGGAGTCTCTGTGCCTGGACGGTCACAACAGCTAGATTCACAGTCCTTATTGCAGCAACAGACTCAGCAGCTGCAGCAACAACATAACCAAAATCCTATGGTTCAACATCTTGCTCAGTTTCCAAGATCCACAACGATGCCTGGTACAAATCCCCTCTTGCACTTGAATGCCAGCCAGAATACTAGTATTCAGTTGGGCAATCACATGGCAAATAAGCCACCACCTCCGCATCTTCAGATTTTACAGCAGCAACAGCCACAGCAAgtgcaacagcagcagcagcagcaacgaCAATCGATGTTGCAAAGACAAATGGTGATAGAAGCTGCTATGGGCATGGGAAACAAGGGTGGTAACTTGGCTGGGCTTAGTAGCATCAGTAACACCATAAATATGGCAGGCGCAAAGGGGATGGGAGGGCCTGGAATGTCAGCATCCATGGGCCAAATGCCAAACATTGGTCAGGCCTCTCACATTGGCAACCAGCGACTGATGCAACCCGCTAATTTGCCAAGATTTCAGGTGGCGAGGCAGAGTCAAGCTGTGTTAGGGGGCACTCAGTCTGGCATGGGTGGTGTCTCTGGACCTCGACCGATGCTTCCGGGCCCTGCTGGCCTGCAAATGTTGGCCTCAAATCGAGCTAACATGCCGCGTGGAGCAATGGGGGCAATGGGCCCATCAAAGTGGACAGGGATGAATCAGTATATgaatcagcagcagcagcagccaaTGCAGCTgcagcaccagcagcagcagatgCAATTgcaacaacagcaacagcaaTTGCAGCAGCAACCACAGCAGCAACTCCAATTGCAGCAGCAACagatgcagcagcagcagcagcagcagcagctgcaTCAGCTTGAAACAACCTCACCCTTGCAAGCTGTTATGTCACCACCACAAATAAGTTCACCTTCAAACATGGCAATTCCACAATTGAGTTCACAATCCcaacagcagcaacagcagtCTAGTCCCCAGCAAATGAGCCAAAGAACCCCAGTGAGCCCACAACAGATCAGCTCTGGGACAATGCATGGCATGAGTGCTGGTAATCCAGAAGCTTGTCCCGCTAGTCCACAGTTGAGTTCTCAGACCCTTGGCTCAGTTGGCACTATAAACAATTCTCCTATGGAGCTACAAGGTGTTAATAAAAGCAACTTGAGCAGTGCATAATGAAGTCCTGTCCTATGCGCTTCTGAATCGTTTCTTAACTTAGAAGAGAAGTCGAAGGAATTTTTTAgaggtttttgtttttataagaTGGAGCGGAAGAGGTAGTTGTTGATAAAAGTGCCAGTATAATCGACACCGGGGCTTTGAGGAGGGGGCAAGGCAGAAATTTTCACCTTGGCTCTCTAGGAAAGGGCTGCTTTTTAGACTCAATTGATCTCGATGCTGGAAATCACCAATAAGTTGATTAAAAGCAGGACACCTGCACTGTGATCCGTCTCTTGTTTTGATGTCCGAGGTGGATTTTGCATACAATAGCATGGAACTCACGGCGGCATAAGAGGACAGTAAGGGGAAAGGAAGAAACTCGCAAACCGCAGAGGAGAATCAGATCTTGGATTCTGAGATGCGAAAATTGCGATGTACAAGGTTGAAGGATGAAACGGAATGATGTATGTGAATTTTCAAACAGTTGAGCCAGAGCAGTGAGCATGTCAAGAGTGTCtacttcctttcctttttcttttccttctgggTTTTTCTGTTTTGGCTGACTTTGTGGTGAAGACATTTACTCTGCAATCCCTGTAATCATGTAGTCTATAGTAGTTAGAAATAATAATCAGAAACAAGTTCATGCCAAATATTCATGAAGATATCATGTACATGTACATTACTCCGTGGATCCTGCCAGATCCTTTCTTCATTCTCTGGCCAGACtgtttttttaacttcttaaaGCGATTTCGTGTCCTCGTTACTAGCATTTTGACAGTTCTTCGTTCCAAGTAGGCTTGTGAAAGTCTTGCGCGACATGACGCGTGATCATAAATATCTTGCTCGATTTGCGAAGCTACTGCTCATTTGTTCAAGAAGGTGATTTCAATTTATTGAGTCTGGAAGGTATGATTTTCATTAGTTTACAAGATGCAAGATTTATATTGCTGTAGAATAAGTGAAAACTTTATATTATATACTATCTCCCCATGTTTTTCTAATAATTAGGAGAAAGctacacaaaaatttcaaactttaggcgatacatttactctaaattatttttttacaccaaaaatcccaaacctcacccattttgacacatttaatccaaacttttttttcttcgatGCCAAAAACCATGAtgtatttatttcaaacttattatttccaatttttttgtgacactaaaTTTTTCATGTAAATATGTTACACATATAAATTGGGGGTCTTTTGATGTTACTAAAAAAGTTTgtttggtgtcacaaaaaataagtttaaggTCATGTTGTATAAGTTTTAAATGTATCACATGAATAATACATGATAAACGTGTCGCAATAGATAAAGTTTGGAAATTTGGCGGTTTTTATCCTAATAATTATTTAGACAATTAGGTACTTCTCGGTgcttgctctctctttttttttttcattttctttttgggcttcGGCCTAGAAATGCTTGGGCACTGGTCGACAACAACATTTTCGATCCCTCCCCTCTTATTACTACCGTCATCCTCGAAACCTGAATCTTCGACGTCAGAAAAGGCGAGACTTCGCGAAGCATTTAAAGCAGTTTCGATTTTCGCAGCGAAATctgtcacaccccgattcacaagaagaaggggcatgacacggccgtccttttaccaaaggacgcagcctcaacgTAACCAGAATTCAACccgatatcaacatatatacatccacatatatatatttgacaaaaatgggCACTTGGTTACAATATCTATATCAGAGTATATCTATAATCACAAACATCAAAACATAAACCTTCTACAAAGACTAACTTATAAACCCATTAACTATGCACAAGTCATACCAAAAAGTTCCACCACAAAAGTCCTCCTCGAACGAACGCTCACGCCTATTCGTGACTCGCTaaagaacctgaaaaacaagtagatgagaggagtgagctaccacggctcagtgagtaacacatttcttctaagcggatcgagaaatcactatgcacattttaAAACACAAATATAACCCATTTTATCATACTATCAAATCATAACTCGAATACCGAAAATACCAATGGTCGAGTCCATTAGTCAATCTCgtaaaacatgcatcaatggtctattccattgattaatctcatcaaatcacatcgatggtccattccatcgaccaaactcaaatcacacgtcaatggtccactccattgaccaattcatgctcaaatgtctagCCATGGTCATGCGTAACGCTCGTGACAagacgaccaagattccccccttggcaaggtctccacatattattagccggtggttcggcccacaaggatatcctagaaTAGTATGCGCATACCCACATCCCTCAGGGTCCACAGTGACATTGAGTACTAATCACCAATTACAATATCCAGTAATTCAATATCGGAAAGAGAATCATACCACAACTCCaaattttgatatataaatatcaaagcattctccaaaacatttcaagattctttcacaaagaatttcacaaatccTTTTTCAAACAACTATTCAAATCGAAGTCGGAATATAACTCCCTTCGAATAACAAAAATGTTAGTAATAGCTCAATCGTttaatgcaacaaaatatgcttttaTCAACTCATGGAATATATAATCCATCACGtttctcaaaacatgagtttaaaatacaaagaagaaatagtgtcactcacctggcaaaagccaaaaatcaactacGACGCTCACACGAACCGACGCATTCGGATTCCTAACAATTAacggaaaaatatcaaaaagccgagtaaaaaatgatattcttaTAACAACTCGTCTATACTAGGCCTATGAGTCGATAAACGACACCTACGCGCCCCAAAAGCTCACAATTTAGCATAAACCCATCATTTTCAGCTAGGCGCGGCCCATGCGCCAACTTCGTcacgccataacttcctccacaaaattccatttcaagccgtcttatagtcgttagaaagctctcttaacgaacaacaacaaccccaactcaGCCGCCCCAAAACAGTACcggaaataacaaaaaaaaaaaaaagagactcgAAGCCACTGATCGCTATAGTACCAGATTGCGctccaacttcaaaattccgttccgaacaaaccgcaagctcaaatcacgatccgaaagatgctatagcttcacaacatcccaaagtaccatttctaaaaaaatttacagcTTAATGACTCAAAATTGGGTTTCGCCACACAAATACCCAAGAAATCCGAATTTCGAGCCCTAATTGCGGTAATTGCTTCAAGCAAGTGATTAAAGACTTCAATTTCTTACCGGCCTTGCAAAACACACTTGAGTCGGCTTGATGAGGCGTCCGGGTCACGAGCGCgccaaaatttttccttttttcctttttcctttctcttctttctcccttcTCCCCTCTTTCTTTCGTTCCCCTGTTTCTGCCCGTgctcctctttctctccctctttctctctttttaaagcCCAGCTGAAGGTTCTACGATTCTCTTCAGCCTCccttctttgacttttcaactctttcttttccttttattttattaaagagCCCATATATTACAAAATCCATCGCAGGCGGAAGACGGAAAGCCGTACACGCATGCACATATACGTATGTAAGCCGTTCTCGTCCTCGGACTTTCTCTCGCTACAAGAGGAAAAACCCGATCTTTGCGACGGCCCAAGTTCCGAATTCCGGAGCAGATGAATCGCGGCAGGAGAGCAAGCGACGTGGGATCGAGCTCCGCCCCGCCGGGAGGCCGAGCTTGGCGTCCGGTGGGTGGTCCTGCGCATCGTCGCTCCTCTGTAATTTCCTCGtgtctcctctctcttctcttatGCACTTGTTATTTGTCCGGTCGTTGTATCGTTTATCTTTGTCCCTCCTCTCGTGGGTCTGCGTCGTTTTGCTCTTGTTTTTCTGGGTTTGATTTTGGGAGTAGATAAGTTCATCTCTCTGTTGCAATGGGTTTCAGTAAAGTCTGCTTTTTGGCTAGTAGATATGATGGGGGTGTTTGTGACGTTATGGTAATGACAatgacctttttatttttaggtgAACTAGAAATGATGCACCGCGCGATACACGTCCCTTAATGAAAGAATACATGGAGAAACAATTGCATAATTTTAAAGTTTGCAAGAAAAAGAACCGAACCCTCACTGTTGgactgaaagagaaaaaaggattTATCTGTCGGCGAAAATCGGAAGTGTGATTAACATGGGATGAATGAGCATTATTAATGCATGCGTAAGACAGATGATGGAAATCTATGGACAAAATTGATAGCAGACATCGCTGCTTGTTTGTTTCATCGGTAAAAGATTAGTGCTGATGTAACAATTCAGCTTCATGTCTACTGTATTTCTGCACTTGTAAGTTCCTTTAGTTTATTATAGTAAACTGAAGTCCGTGGTATCATCTATCTCTCAATGTGACTTCTTTTCGCAACAAATTAGAAACCATTTTAGTTCCGGGGGGCCTTTGACTTGAATCACTGCTGCTCAGGTATTAAGTAGATTGAAATCATTATGTTGCTTATCTTCTCAGCCTGCAGACCCGGAACTTAATTTGGGCATGAACAGAATCCAAATTGACGAAAATCACAGTGAGGAAACAGAGAATGATTCTCTTTCACCCAACAAAAATAGTTACTTTCCGCCAAGTGAGCTTCAGCAACCTTCACATTCCAATAGTGGTAAAAGCGAGGAAACGAAAAGTATTGCTGGCTTTGAAGATTCGGTGCCTGCTGAGGACTTCACAGGGGATGGAAGATTTGATAGTAACGTCAATCAGCAGATTGATAGTAATTTGAAAGAGGAGGAACagataaaaaaggaaagcagTGCAAAGCCCACGCCTATCTGGTGGAACCTTGGCTCAATCTCCCTTGTCATCAAAATCAGGGGAATTTTCTAGCAGTTCAGTTGGACCACAGTATGGGGCAGCTGCAGCAACTCCTGTGCCTGGATTGTTGCCCAAGGAAAGGGCTGGAATAACCTCAGTTCCTCCTGTTGGAGCGACAGGATCTTTAACATCTAGTGCCAATGATTCAACACTACAACAGAACCAGGCTCAGGCTGCTGCAAAACAAAGACAGAATTCACTTCCAAAGACGCCAGTAATCAGTGGTGTTGGCTCTCCTGCTAGCGTGGGCAACATTAGTGTTGCATTAAATGCAAGCAGTCCTTCTGTTGGAACCCCACCTCTGGTTGATCAAACAATGCTTGAGAGGTTTTTAAAGATTGATACAATTATGATGAGGTATGAGGTTGATTGAGCTCTGAAGCCTGTTGCTCTGTCTTGTTTTCCCTCCTGTATTTCTGCTAGTCAgacatttttcagttttatagTTTATACTTTCTCTTCAGTAATTTACTTGCCCGGAGTTTGTTAATACAGAGTCTTAATGATAATATCGAGGATGAGAAAAAGTTTAGTTAGCCGCATCAGCAATGCAGCAAAGCTGGTTgtctaaaacttgaaaaattgggatatcaatcttattttTTCTATGTAAAGCACCAATTTACATGATTATAGGCGAAGCCAGTTGGAGTATTTATGGTGGTTGGCTAATGATTTTCAGAGCAATCAGGAACTTTGATCTGTTTTCAGGATGTATTCCTATTAAATTAATAGCTTTTTAGCGAACATCTACCTCTGATGGAAATGTAGATTAAGGATAGATGTCTACAACATTTATCTGTTGTCATGAGTTTTAAATTTCTACCTCCCAGTGAGACAatagtttgaaaaatgatctaattGCGTTCTTGATCATGAGGCTGATCTAGATGGCATTTAGATGTGGATTATATCAGTAAGCTTTGTCCTTCTTTAAAGCATAGGATGCTCTAATTACCATGCTGCAACCATGACAACTTATATGTTGCTATTGTGCTTGCTGCTTGACTTTGACTCGTAATTGAGTTAAGTAATATGAAGTACAGTAAATCTTGAAAACGTAAGCTCGAAATATTCTTAGTCCACGTGCTTTACATGTGCATCCAGAAGCATTGTTACATTATTTTTCTCAGGCAATTATTGGCATCTGTTTTCTGatataaatatcaaatataTAATTCATTTCATTCTGAGTACTGTCCCTCATCCAATGATGCTTCAGGCACCAAATAGACCACAAAAAGAACAAGGCAGGTTACCCAGCCACAAAGCCCGGTGCCTTCCTGACTGAGAATCTTTTGGTATGTCTACACAATGTTTCCAACGATGTGAATTTTAAGGATGACTCATGTGCCAGACCACTCTTGAAGTCACTGGTAGGAGGCAGCACGAATATTTGCAAGACTAGAGTCCTTAAGTTTTCGCAGCTAGAGCAAAATCTTCAAGGTTTGTTGCATCTTTCATGTGGAGATGATCTATGGCAGCATAAAATTGATTTCTCCGGTCTGATATTAATCGTACCTTGGACTTTGCTACAACTTTCCTTCTCATTTTATGCTGACTTAAAATTGCTGCTGGCTGCTAGAATTTTGCAGTATTTACCATTATATTGGCCACAATGCAAAGTACCCAATCTCATGTGGCGTGGAGTTAAATTCCTGTTACTTGTACTTGCCCAATCTTGATGTGTTAAAAGTCTGTCACATACGGTACCACCTGTAGAAAAGACACCCGTAGAAAAGAATGTCTTTTGGTTTGATAAACAACACCCAACTTGAATGATTTTGGAAGGATGAGATGCTAATTTTAATGTTGTAGAGAGGCTAATGTAATGAAAGACAAAAGCAACATCACTTGCATGAACTTTCTTTCAATTAACATGGGCTTTCTCCTGTTTGTATAGGGACTGTTGTCTCCTGGCCTCAGACCAAGATGATCATGTCAGAGAAATCAAGCGATGGTACCGTTGCTATGCACTATGGAGATTTGGAAGAGGGTGATATTCTGGCTTCAGAGGAGCATCTTCCGACACTACCAAATACCGTAGGAGTCTTACCTATAAATCTTTCTTATGTCAAATGGCATTTCAGTGTGTTCACCTACTTCATAGTTGGAAGATGTGGTTTCCTGTTTATCATATGCACTATGTGGCCTTATTCTTACCTTGCCTCACAAGAAAGTATGTTTTTCTTTCAACATTATGGCTAACATCTGTGATTGAATTTCTGATACAGCATTTGGCAGATTTGCTTGGAGCCCAGTTATGCTCATTGGTAGGTTTATGAAAACAGGTTAAGCTTAAGTGCTTAAATCTATCCGATATCGATTTACATTTCAATCAAATGATATTGAATGTTTCTGCAGATGACACGCGAAGGATTTTATGTGGAAGATCAGGTCCAACCAAAACCGACCCGCATGAATCTTGCTCCAAGCAATCAACCTAATGCTCCTGGAATTCCTCATAATAATTCCATTGCCGATATCCCCGCTGTCCTGAAGGAGTTTCAGGTCAATTGTCCAGTGAAGTGTTGCCTACCTCTAATAGTGGCAATGTATCTCTTAGTTCATCTGTGAATATTCCTCCACATGCAAGGATGCTGCCTCCTGAAACCCTCATGCCTCACAAATAGCTCCGGAGTCTCTGTGCCTGGACGGCCACAACAGCTAGATTCACAGTCCTTATTGCAGCAACAGACTCAGCAGCTGCAGCAACAACATAACCAAAATCCTATGGTTCAACATCTTGCTCAGTTTCCAAGATCCACAACGATGCCTGGTACAAATCCCCTCTTGCACTTGAATGCCAGCCAGAATACTAGTATTCAGTTGGGCAATCACATGGCAAATAAGCCACCACCTCCGCATCTTCAGATTTTACAGCAGCAACAGCCACAGCAAgtgcaacagcagcagcagcagcaacgaCAATCGATGTTGCAAAGACAAATGGTGATAGGAGCTGCTATGGGCATGGGAAACATGGGTGGTAACTTGGCTGGGCTTAGTAGCATCAGTAACACCATAAATATGGCAGGCGCAAAGGGGATGGGAGGGCCTGGAATGTCAGCATCCATGGGCCAAATGCCAAACATTGGTCAGGCCTCTCACATTGGCAACCAGCGACTGATGCAACCCGCTAATTTGCCAAGATTTCAGGGGGCGAGGCAGAGTCAAGCTGTGTTAGGGGCACTCAGTCTGGCATGGGTGGTGTCTCTGGACCTCGACCGATGCTTCCGGGCCCTGCTGGCCTGCAAATGTTGGCCTCAAATCGAGCTAACATGCAGCGTGCAGCAATGGGGGCAATGGGCCCACCAAAGTTGACAGGGATGAATCCGTATATgaatcagcagcagcagcagccaaTGCAGCTgcagcaccagcagcagcagatgCAATTgcaacaacagcaacagcaaTTGCAGCAGCAACCACAGCAGCAACTCCAATTGCAGCAGCAACagatgcagcagcagcagcagcagcagctgcaTCAGCTTGAAACAACCTCACCCTTGCAAGCTGTTATGTCACCACCACAAATAAGTTCACCTTCAAACATGGCAATTCCACAATTGAGTTCACAATCCcaacagcagcaacagcagtCTAGTCCCCAGCAAATGAGCCAAAGAACCCCAGTGAGCCCACAACAGATCAGCTCTGGGACTATGCATGGCATGAGTGCTGGTAATCCAGAAGCTTGTCCCGCTAGTCCACAGTTGAGTTCTCAGACCCTTGGCTCAGTTGGCAGTATAAACAATTCTCCTATGGAGCTACAAGGTGTTAATAAAAGCAACTTGAGCAGTGCATAATGAAGTCCTGTCCTATGCGATTCTGAATCGTTTCTTAACTTAGCAGAGAAGTCGAAGGAATTTTTTAgaggtttttgtttttataagaTGGAGCGGAAGAGGTAGTTGTTGATAAAAGTGCCAGTATAATCGACACCGGGGCTTTGAGGAGGGGGCAAGGCACAAATTTTCACCTTGGCTCTCTAGGAAAGGGCTGCTTTTTAGACTCAATTGATCTCGATGCTGGAAATCACCAATAAGTTGATTAAAAGCAGGACACCTGCACTGTGATCTGTCTCTTGTTTTGATGTCCGAGGTGGATTTTACATACAATAGCATGGAACTCACGGCGGCGTAAGAGGACAGtaaggggaaagaaagaaactcACGAACAGCAGAGGAGAATCAGATCTTGGATTCTGAGATGCGAAATTTGCGATGTACAAGGTTGAAGGATGAAACGGAATGATGTATGTGAATTTTCAATCAGTTGAGCCGGAGCAGTGAGCATGTCAAGACTGTCTACTTcctttcccattttcttttccttctgggTTTTTCTGTTTTGGCTGACTTTGTGGTGAAGACATATACTCTGCAATCCCTGTAATCATGTTGTCTATAGTAAGAAATAATAATCAGAAACAAGTTCATGCCAAATATTCATGGAGATATCATGTGCGTGTACGTTATCCCGTGGATCCTGCCAGATCCTTTCTTCATTCTCTGGCCAGACtgattttttaacttcttaaaGCGATTTCGTGTCCTCGTTACTAGCATTTTGACGGTTCTTCGTTCCAAGTAGGCTTGTGAAAGTCTTGCGCGACATGACGCGTGATCATAAATATCTTGCTCGATTGACGAAGCTACTGCTCATATGTTCAAGAAGGTGATTTCAATTTATTGAGTCTGGAAGGTATGATTTTCATTAGTTTACAAGATGCAATATTTATATTGCTGTAGAATAAGTGAAAACTTTATATTATATACTATCTCCCCCATGTTTTTCTAATAATGAGGGAGAAAGTTACACAAAAATTTCATACTTTATCCAAAGTGATACATTTACGCTAAATtattttgacaccaaaaatcccaaaccttGCCCACTTTGACACATTCaatccaattttcttctttgatgcCAAAAACCGTGacatatatatctcaaatttatttttgtgacatcaaaaattctcaatttttttttgtgatgctAAATTTTTCATGTAAATATGTTACACATATATAAATTTGGGGTCTTTTGATGTCATTGAAAAAAGTTCATAACTTTTGGTGTTACAAAAAATAAGCttgagataaatgtgttacGTTATATAAATCTagagtaaatgtatcacataaATAGATCATGATAAATGTGTTACAATAGAtaaagtttggaaatttttgcgATTTTTATCCTAATAATTATTTAGACAATTATGTACTCCTCGGCgcttgctcttttttttttttttttttttggcggggGGGGGCTTTGGCGTAGAAATGCTTAGGCACTGGTCGACAACATCACTCCCCTCTTATTACTACCGTCATCCTCGAAACCTGAATCTTCGACGTCGGAAAAGGCGAGACTTCGCGAAGCATTTAAAGCAGTTTCGATTTTCGAAGCGAATTCCATCGCAGGCGGATACACATATACGTATGTAAGCCGTTCTCGTCCTCGGACTTTCTCTCGCTACAAGAGGAAAAACCCGACCTTTGCGACGGCCCAAGTTTCGAATTCCGGAGCAGATGAATCGCGGCAGGAGAGCACGCGACGTGGGATCGATCTCCGCCCGCCGGGAGGCCGAGCTTGGCGTCCGGTGGGTGGTCCTGCGCATCGTCGCTCCTCTGTAATTTCCTCGtgtccctctctcttctcttatGCACTTGTTATTTGTCCGGTCGTTGTATCGTTTTATCTTTGTCCCTCCTCTCGTGGGTCTGCGTCGTTTTGCTCTTGTTTTTCTGGGTTTGATGTTGGGGTAGATAAGTTCATCTCTTTGTTGCAATGGGTTTCTGTAAAGTCTGCTTTTTGGCTAGTAGATATGATGGGGTGTTTGTGGCGTTATGGTAGTGAGTTTATTTTTTAGGTGAACTAGAAATGATGCACCGCCCGATGCATGTCCCTTAATGGAAGAATACACGGAGAAacaattgtgcaatttgaaagTTTGCAAGAAAAAGAACCGACCCCTCACTGTTGGACTGAAAGTGAAAAAAGGATTTATCTGTCGGTGAAAATCGGAAGTGTGATTAACATGGGATGAATGAGCATTATTAATGTATGCGTAAGACGGATGATGGAAAACTATGGACAAAATTGATAGCAGACATCGCTGCTTGTTTGTTTCATCGGTAATAGATTAGTGCTGATGTAACAATTCAGCTTCATGTCTACTGTATTTATGCACTTGTAAGTTCTTTT
Above is a window of Eucalyptus grandis isolate ANBG69807.140 chromosome 9, ASM1654582v1, whole genome shotgun sequence DNA encoding:
- the LOC104422913 gene encoding LOW QUALITY PROTEIN: protein PHYTOCHROME-DEPENDENT LATE-FLOWERING (The sequence of the model RefSeq protein was modified relative to this genomic sequence to represent the inferred CDS: inserted 4 bases in 3 codons), whose protein sequence is RKAVQSPRLSGGTLAQSPLSSKSGEFSSSSVGPQYGAAAATPVPGLLPKERAGITSVPPVGATGSLTSSANDSTLQQNQAQAAAKQRQNSLPKTPVISGVGSPASVGNISVALNASSPSVGTPPLVDQTMLERFLKIDTIMMRHQIDHKKNKAGYPATKPGAFLTENLLVCLHNVSNDVNFKDDSCARPLLKSLVGGSTNICKTRVLKFSQLEQNLQGTVVSWPQTKMIMSEKSSDGTVAMHYGDLEEGDILASEEHLPTLPNTHLADLLGAQLCSLMTREGFYVEDQVQPKPTRMNLAPSNQPNAPGIPHNNSIADIXRCPEGVSGQLSSEVLPTSNSGNVSLSSSVNIPPHARMLPPXKPSCLTNSSGVSVPGRPQQLDSQSLLQQQTQQLQQQHNQNPMVQHLAQFPRSTTMPGTNPLLHLNASQNTSIQLGNHMANKPPPPHLQILQQQQPQQVQQQQQQQRQSMLQRQMVIGAAMGMGNMGGNLAGLSSISNTINMAGAKGMGGPGMSASMGQMPNIGQASHIGNQRLMQPANLPRFQGARQSQAVLGAXQSGMGGVSGPRPMLPGPAGLQMLASNRANMQRAAMGAMGPPKLTGMNPYMNQQQQQPMQLQHQQQQMQLQQQQQQLQQQPQQQLQLQQQQMQQQQQQQLHQLETTSPLQAVMSPPQISSPSNMAIPQLSSQSQQQQQQSSPQQMSQRTPVSPQQISSGTMHGMSAGNPEACPASPQLSSQTLGSVGSINNSPMELQGVNKSNLSSA